A genomic region of Arachis hypogaea cultivar Tifrunner chromosome 5, arahy.Tifrunner.gnm2.J5K5, whole genome shotgun sequence contains the following coding sequences:
- the LOC112802470 gene encoding peptidyl-prolyl cis-trans isomerase CYP38, chloroplastic has translation MAATIPCHYYASAATTSKFFISNNAHSKRLAYPLSLTNARGFRGFSAARCSYQPPPHYSQLQSKDKGNSFSLKQCAISIALAVGLITGVPALGLPANAHTASPVLPDLAVLISGPPIKDPGALLRYALPIDNKAIREVQKPLEDITDSLKVAGVKALDSVERNVRQASRALKQGKTLIVTGLAESKKEHGIELLNKLEAGMDELELIIQDRNRDAVAPKQKELLNYVGGVEEDMVNGFPYEVPEEYRNMPLLKGRAAVDMKVKIKDNPNLEECVFHIVLDGYNAPVTAGNFVDLVERHFYDGMEIQRADGFVVQTGDPEGPAEGFIDPSTEKTRTIPLEIMVNGEKEPFYGATLEELGLYKAQTKLPFNAFGTMAMARDEFENNSGSSQIFWLLKESELTPSNANILDGRYAVFGYVTENEDFLADLKVGDVIESMQVVSGLDNLVNPSYKIAG, from the exons ATGGCAGCCACCATTCCTTGCCACTACTATGCTTCTGCAGCCACCAcatccaaattcttcatctccaATAATGCACACTCCAAGCGTCTCGCCTACCCTCTTTCTCTTACCAATGCTCGAGGATTCCGAGGTTTCAGTGCTGCTCGTTGCTCTTACCAACCACCACCCCATTATTCTCAACTTCAGAGTAAAGAT AAAGGGAATTCGTTTTCCTTAAAGCAGTGTGCGATTTCTATAGCACTTGCAGTTGGGTTGATAACCGGAGTTCCTGCACTGGGGTTGCCTGCCAATGCTCATACAGCTAGCCCTGTGTTGCCTGATCTGGCTGTGTTGATATCTGGACCACCAATCAAGGATCCTGGGGCATTATTGAGATATGCTCTTCCCATTGACAATAAGGCAATCAGAGAGGTACAAAAACCACTTGAAGATATTACAGATAGTCTTAAGGTTGCTGGAGTCAAAGCACTTGATTCTGTTGAAAGA AATGTGAGGCAGGCGTCTCGAGCTCTCAAGCAAGGGAAGACCCTAATTGTAACAGGGCTAGCAGAATCAAAGAAAGAACACGGAATCGAATTGCTTAATAAGCTGGAAGCTGGTATGGATGAGCTTGAACTGATAATACAGGATAGGAATCGAGATGCTGTTGCACCGAAACAGAAGGAGCTACTTAATTACGTCGGCGG TGTTGAAGAAGACATGGTCAATGGATTCCCATATGAAGTTCCCGAGGAATACCGAAATATGCCGTTGTTGAAGGGGAGAGCAGCAGTGGATATGAAGGTCAAGATCAAGGACAATCCAAATCTTGAGGAATGTGTTTTCCATATAGTTCTTGACGGTTATAATGCCCCCGTAACTGCTGGAAATTTTGTCGATTTGGTAGAAAGGCACTTCTACGACGGCATGGAAATCCAGAGAG CCGATGGATTCGTTGTCCAAACTGGTGATCCTGAAGGCCCTGCTGAGGGTTTTATTGATCCAAGCACAGAGAAAACCAGGACAATACCTTTAGAAATTATGGTGAATGGGGAAAAGGAACCATTTTATGGAGCAACTCTAGAG GAGCTTGGTCTATACAAGGCTCAAACAAAGCTTCCATTTAATGCATTCGGAACAATGGCAATGGCAAGAGAT GAATTCGAGAACAACTCGGGCTCTAGCCAGATATTTTGGCTACTGAAAGAAAGCGAGTTAACTCCTAGCAATGCCAATATATTAGACGGCCGATATGCTGTCTTCGGCTATGTAACAGAAAACGAGGATTTCTTGGCGGACCTCAAGGTTGGTGATGTCATAGAATCAATGCAAGTAGTGTCTGGCCTTGATAATTTGGTTAATCCAAGCTACAAGATTGCTGGCTAA